A single Vigna radiata var. radiata cultivar VC1973A chromosome 8, Vradiata_ver6, whole genome shotgun sequence DNA region contains:
- the LOC106772210 gene encoding RGG repeats nuclear RNA binding protein A — MASMNPFDLLGDDAEDPSQQIVAEQLKVVTAPPKKPQTQPNKPAQLPTKPTPPAQAVREARSDSSRGGRGGGRGSGRGRGRGGSGFNRDFSNDDNSFAPHSGQGALDGESGRSSERSGYGGPRGPYRGGRGGRGGFGDGEAGEDGQPRRVYERRSGTGRGNDFKREGYGRGNWGLPTDELAQATDEVNETAKNFGEEKPSGDNDVAADGNKENPANEAEEKEPEDKEMTLEEYEKVLEERRKALQALKTEERKVDTKVFESMQQLSNKKDNDDIFIKLGSDKDKRKDTLEKEEKAKKSVSINEFLKPPEGESFYSAGGRGRGRGRGRGARGGYGGYPNANVPAPSIEDPGQFPTLGVK, encoded by the exons ATGGCAAGCATGAACCCTTTTGATTTGTTGGGTGATGACGCAGAGGATCCATCTCAGCAAATTGTGGCTGAGCAGCTCAAGGTTGTCACTGCTCCTCCTAAGAAACCTCAGACGCAGCCCAACAAACCTGCTCAGCTTCCTACCAAGCCAACCCCTCCTGCTCAGGCTG TGAGGGAGGCAAGAAGCGACTCTTCACGCGGTGGGCGTGGCGGTGGACGTGGAAGTGGACGTGGTCGTGGCCGCGGTGGCAGTGGTTTCAACAGAGACTTCTCCAATGATGATAATTCATTTGCTCCCCATTCTGGTCAAGGTGCTCTTGATGGAGAGAGTGGGAGGTCTTCAGAAAGGTCTGGCTATGGTGGGCCTCGCGGTCCTTATCGTGGTGGTCGTGGGGGACGTGGAGGTTTTGGTGATGGGGAAGCTGGTGAAGATGGGCAACCACGACGAGTCTATGAACGTCGCAGTGGGACTGGACGCGG AAATGACTTCAAACGGGAAGGTTACGGGAGAGGGAACTGGGGACTACCAACTGATGAACTTGCCCA GGCAACTGATGAAGTAAACGAAACTGCTAAGAATTTTGGCGAAGAAAAGCCTTCAGGTGATAATGATGTTGCTGCTGATGGAAACAAGGAGAATCCTGCTAATGAGGCTGAAGAAAAAGAGCCTGAGGATAAG GAAATGACTCTGGAGGAATATGAAAAAGTACTAGAAGAGAGAAGGAAGGCTTTGCAAGCACTTAAAACTGAGGAGAGAAAGGTGGATACCAAAGTTTTTGAATCCATGCAGCAGCTGTCAAACAAGAAAGACAATGATGACATCTTTATTAAGCTG gGATCTGATAAGGATAAGCGCAAAGACACTCttgagaaggaagagaaagccAAGAAG TCTGTCAGCATCAACGAGTTTCTGAAGCCACCAGAGGGTGAAAGCTTCTATAGCGCAGGTGGACGGGGACGAGGGCGCGGTCGAGGACGTGGTGCAAGAGGTGGTTATGGTGGCTATCCAAACGCTAACGTTCCAGCTCCATCAATTGAAGATCCTGGGCAATTCCCTACTTTGGGTGTCAAGTGA